The DNA sequence GGAAGCCTCACCTTCTGGATCGAAGAATCTGTGCTGGGGCAGTGGGTGGTCGAGGAGTTGAGCGGCAAACCCGGCGCGTCAGTTCTTTATAGTGACCTTGCGATTCAAACAATGGCGACCGTCAAAG is a window from the Synechococcales cyanobacterium T60_A2020_003 genome containing:
- a CDS encoding transposase, which codes for MKPQYRIRNWSEYNAGLKARGSLTFWIEESVLGQWVVEELSGKPGASVLYSDLAIQTMATVK